The genomic window ATGAACAGATTTCTGTTGTCGTCAGAGAACGCCAACAGGAAAACTCCTCCCATCTGCTCATTCTCCACAGACGCTAGCCGGCAAgttttgttggtttgttgtCGACAGTGGACGAAGACGATGCGAGTCGCTCTGAAGACGTCAGCTCACTCACTCTCCAGGACGGCGAGTGCTACTGAAATAAGTtgacccttaatacacataaccttattcatccctacagcaggaaatactttttccctaacctgatatgaagtgtgcgctgcacatgtgagcatttttgatgatggcctccgtccagtcctttggtcttatcacatttaaccatagttgtctttgtttttgttgacgggcagtggcggctggttttgagccatgactccttctattctggctcccaataacacaacaagacaaacacattttaacactcctatggagcctacagccctgtgggggagaggcagctgcacctccagctgataacaTGACGTCATTGTGATGTCACGGTGATGTGTCGGCCCTAACAGGCTAGATGTTGCAGTCTATGTGCTGGTGCAGTGTATTTACAGTACATGGTGCAGTCTATGTGCTGGTGCAATGTATAAACAGTAGATGGTACAGTCTATGTGCTGGGGCAGTGTATAAACAGTAGATGGTGCAGTCTACATGCTAGAGCAGTGTATAAACAGTAGATGGTACAGTCTATGTGCTGGGGCAGTGTATAAACATCACAGTGATCAGCTTTGTGTCTCTACAGCTGTTTGCTCGTCTGGAGGCTCGTCGCTCTCTGAAGGACATCGAACCTCGACTGTTTCCTGAAGATGGAGGACCCGACCATGGTGACTGATTTTGCTCACTTCCTGTTAGCACACGTCACATGACATCAGTgaaccaaaacacaaaaaatactcACCAGGAGCCATATGATCAATAATTATTGATCACACGAGGTTTTGACTGATCAACTTACATGTTTAACAGGTGAGGTGGTGGAGCTGTACGGGACGGAGGGAACAGGTGAGTTCACTTCACAGGAAACACTTCTGCCTGTAACCTGGTATGAACTTTCTGTaaactgtgtgcgtgtgtgcacgtgtgtgtgtgtctcagggaAGACGGAGCTGCTTTACCACCTCCTGTGTCGCTGTGTGCTGCCTGTAGCGATCGGCGGTCTAGAGGTGGATGTTGTGTTCCTAGACACCGACTACAGTCTGGACATGTTACGACTGGTGGGCATCCTGGAGAGCAGACTGAACgcaggtgtgcacacacacagacacacacacacacataccaaagAAGAAGAGTGACCTGCATTATTAAAACACTCTTCTATTTGAAGACATTTCAAACATAAAATAACGTCTCTGTCTCCAGGTCGTTCCTCCAGCTCGCCCTCTGCCGCTTCAGATGAGGCGGCATTGCGTTTGTGTCTTTCTCGCCTCCTGGTCATCcattgctcctcctcctcacagctcCTCCTCACCCTCCACTTCCTTGAGACCTCTCTGTCGTCGAGGCCCGGCCTGGCACTCCTCATCATCGACAGCATCTCTGCTTTCTATTGGCTGGACCGCTGCGAGGGCGGGGCCAGCCTCGCCAAACAGGAAGAGAAGCTCAACAAGTGTGCAGAGCTGCTGGGTCGACTGCTCAGGTAGCTATACGTCAGTAAGTGGATACTACTGGTCGCTGAGGAGGTcctagagattctttagtgggTACCAGTGGTCACTGAGAAGGTcctagagattctttagtggCTACCAGTGGTCACTGAGAAGGTcctagagattctttagtggCTGCCAGTGGTCGCTGAGGAGGTcctagagattctttagtggCTGCCAGTGGTCGCTGAGGAGGTTctagagattctttagtggCTACCAGTGGTCACTGAGAAGGTcctagagattctttagtgggTACCAGTGGTCACTGAGAAGGTcctagagattctttagtggCTGCCAGTGGTCGCTGAGAAGGTcctagagattctttagtggCTGCCAGTGGTCGCTGAGGAGGTTctagagattctttagtggCTACCAGTGGTCGCTGAGAAGGTcctagagattctttagtggCTACCAGTGGTCACTGAGAAGGTcctagagattctttagtggCTACCAGTGGTCACTGAGAAGGTcctagagattctttagtggCTACCAGTGGTCACTGAGAAGGTcctagagattctttagtggCTGCCAGTGGTCGCTGAGGAGGTTctagagattctttagtggCTACCAGTGGTCACTGAGAAGGTcctagagattctttagtggCTGCCAGTGGTCGCTGAGGAGGTTctagagattctttagtggCTACCAGTGGTCACTGAGAAGGTcctagagattctttagtggCTGCCAGTGGTCGCTGAGGAGGTTctagagattctttagtggCTACCAGTGGTCACTGAGAAGGTcctagagattctttagtggCTGCCAGTGGTCGCTGAGGAGGTTctagagattctttagtggCTACCAGTGGTCACTGAGAAGGTTctagagattctttagtggCTACCAGTGGTCACTGAGAAGGTcctagagattctttagtggCTACCAGTGGTCACTGAGAAGGTTctagagattctttagtggCTACCAGTGGTCACTGAGAAGGTcctagagattctttagtggCTGCCAGTGGTCGCTGAGAAGGTcctagagattctttagtggCTGCCAGTGGTCGCTGAGGAGGTTctagagattctttagtggCTACCAGTGGTCGCTGAGAAGGTcctagagattctttagtggCTGCCAGTGGTCGCTGAGGAGGTTctagagattctttagtggCTACCAGTGGTCGCTGAGAAGGTcctagagattctttagtggCTGCCAGTGGTCGCTGAGAAGGTcctagagattctttagtggCTGCCAGTGGTCGCTGAGGAGGTTctagagattctttagtggCTACCAGTGGTCGCTGAGAAGGTcctagagattctttagtggCTGCCAGTGGTCGCTGAGGAGGTTctagagattctttagtggCTACCAGTGGTCACTGAGAAGGTcctagagattctttagtggCTACCAGTGGTCACTGAGAAGGTcctagagattctttagtggCTACCAGTGGTCACTGAGAAGGTcctagagattctttagtggCTGCCAGTGGTCGCTGAGGAGGTTctagagattctttagtgggTACCAGTGGTCACTGAGAAGGTcctagagattctttagtggCTGCCAGTGGTCACTGAGAAGGTcctagagattctttagtggCTACCAGTGGTCGCTGAGGAGGTcctagagattctttagtgggTACCAGTGGTCGCTGAGGAGGTcctagagattctttagtgggTACCAGTGGTCGCTGAGGAGGTTctagagattctttagtgggTACCAGTGGTCACTGAGGAGGTcctagagattctttagtgggTACTAGTGGTCGCTGAGGAGGTTctagagattctttagtggCTACCAGTGGTCGCTGAGAAGGTTctagagattctttagtggCTGCCAGTGGTCGCTGAGGAGGTTctagagattctttagtggCTACCAGTGGTCGCTGAGAAGGTcctagagattctttagtggCTACCAGTGGTCGCTGAGAAGGTcctagagattctttagtggCTACCAGTGGTCGCTGAGAAGGTcctagagattctttagtggCTGCCAGTGGTCGCTGAGGAGGTTctagagattctttagtgggTACCAGTGGTCACTGAGAAGGTcctagagattctttagtggCTGCCAGTGGTCACTGAGAAGGTcctagagattctttagtggCTACCAGTGGTCGCTGAGGAGGTcctagagattctttagtgggTACCAGTGGTCGCTGAGGAGGTTctagagattctttagtgggTACCACTGGTCGCTGAGGAGGTTctagagattctttagtgggTACCAGTGGTCACTGAGGAGGTcctagagattctttagtgggTACTAGTGGTCACTGAGGAGGTTctagagattctttagtgggTACTACTGGTCGCTGAGGAGGTcctagagattctttagtgggTAATAGTGGTCGCTGAGGAGGTcctagagattctttagtgggTATCAGTGGTCCCTGAGGAGATcctagagattctttagtgggTACCAGTGGTCACTGAGGAGATcctagagattctttagtgggTACCAGTGGTCGCTGAGGAGGTTctagagattctttagtgggTACCAGTGGTCACTGAGGAGATcctagagattctttagtgggTACCAGTGGTCGCTGAGGAGGTTCTAGAGATTCTTTAATGGGTACTACTGGTCCCTGAGGAGATcctagagattctttagtgggTACTACTGGTCGCTGAGGAGGTTctagagattctttagtgggTACTAGTGGTCGCTGAGGAGGTcctagagattctttagtgggTACTAGTGGTCGCTGAGGAGGTTctagagattctttagtgggTACTACTGGTCCCTGAGGAGGTcctagagattctttagtgggTACTAGTGGTCGCTGAGGAGGTTCTAGAGATTCTTTGGTGGGTACTACTGGTCCCTGAGGAGATcctagagattctttagtgggTACCAGTGGTCGCTGAGGAGGTTCTAGAGATTCTTTAATGGGTACTACTGGTCCCTGAGGAGATcctagagattctttagtgggTACTACTGGTCGCTGAGGAGGTTctagagattctttagtgggTACTAGTGGTCGCTGAGGAGGTcctagagattctttagtgggTACTAGTGGTCGCTGAGGAGGTTctagagattctttagtgggTACTACTGGTCCCTGAGAAGGTcctagagattctttagtgggTACTAGTGGTCGCTGAGGAGGTTCTAGAGATTCTTTGGTGGGTACTACTGGTCCCTGAGGAGATcctagagattctttagtgggTACTAGTGGTCGCTGAGGAGGTTctagagattctttagtgggTACTACTGGTCGCTGAGGAGGTcctagagattctttagtgggTAATAGTGGTCGCTGAGGAGGTTctagagattctttagtgggTACCAGTGGTCCCTGAGGAGATTctagagattctttagtgggTACTAGTGGTCACTGAGGAGGTTctagagattctttagtgggTACCAGTGGTCGCTGAGGAGATcctagagattctttagtgggTACCAGTGGTCCCTGAGGAGATcctagagattctttagtgggTACCAGTGGTCACTAAGGAGGTTctagagattctttagtgggTACTACTGGTCCCTGAGGAGATcctagagattctttagtggg from Epinephelus lanceolatus isolate andai-2023 chromosome 20, ASM4190304v1, whole genome shotgun sequence includes these protein-coding regions:
- the xrcc2 gene encoding DNA repair protein XRCC2, whose protein sequence is MSESGAQLFARLEARRSLKDIEPRLFPEDGGPDHGEVVELYGTEGTGKTELLYHLLCRCVLPVAIGGLEVDVVFLDTDYSLDMLRLVGILESRLNAGRSSSSPSAASDEAALRLCLSRLLVIHCSSSSQLLLTLHFLETSLSSRPGLALLIIDSISAFYWLDRCEGGASLAKQEEKLNKCAELLGRLLRDYRITVFATCHAIRRSCSGPSSSDYDRPYLCRPWQQLVTHRLLCSRQEAASNMAAAAGGSREQKRQQVFTVHCTSSSSSSSSRTKAYRSSSFYVTDGGVEFICP